A window from Exiguobacterium marinum DSM 16307 encodes these proteins:
- the tpiA gene encoding triose-phosphate isomerase gives MRKPIIAGNWKMNKTLSEAVAFVEEVKNNIPSTDKVDAAIGAPALFLAPMVEAAKGSNLMLGAQNMYDKDSGAYTGEISPVMVADLGVTYVILGHSERREYFGESDAFINSKTKKAFEHGLTPIVCVGETLEEREGDKFEEVIKTQVEGGLADLSADQVKQLVIAYEPVWAIGTGKSADEADAQSSCKYVRDVVKGLYGEDVAAAVRIQYGGSVKPENIKEYMAQEDIDGALVGGASLEAASFLKLLEAI, from the coding sequence ATGCGTAAACCGATTATTGCAGGTAACTGGAAAATGAACAAAACACTCTCGGAAGCTGTCGCTTTCGTAGAGGAAGTAAAAAACAACATCCCATCTACTGACAAAGTAGATGCAGCGATTGGTGCTCCGGCACTTTTCCTCGCACCGATGGTAGAAGCAGCTAAAGGGTCAAACTTAATGCTCGGTGCACAAAACATGTACGACAAAGATAGCGGTGCCTACACTGGCGAAATCAGCCCAGTGATGGTCGCTGACCTTGGTGTGACGTACGTCATCCTCGGTCACTCAGAACGTCGCGAGTACTTCGGCGAATCAGATGCGTTCATCAACAGCAAAACGAAAAAAGCGTTTGAACACGGTCTTACGCCAATCGTTTGTGTCGGTGAAACACTCGAGGAGCGCGAAGGCGACAAGTTCGAAGAAGTCATCAAAACACAAGTCGAAGGCGGTCTAGCTGACCTCTCTGCTGACCAAGTCAAACAACTCGTCATTGCGTACGAGCCAGTTTGGGCAATCGGTACAGGTAAATCAGCGGACGAAGCTGACGCACAAAGCTCTTGTAAGTATGTTCGTGACGTTGTGAAAGGTCTTTACGGCGAAGACGTAGCGGCTGCAGTACGCATCCAATACGGTGGATCTGTCAAACCTGAGAACATCAAAGAGTACATGGCACAAGAAGACATCGACGGCGCACTCGTCGGCGGTGCTTCACTTGAAGCCGCTTCGTTCCTCAAATTGTTGGAGGCGATTTAA
- a CDS encoding phosphoglycerate kinase yields MNKQSIRDIDVKGKRVFCRVDFNVPLKDGVIQDETRIQAALPTIKHLLDGGAKLVLASHLGRPKGEKNPEFSLAPVAKRLAELLGKDVPLVEEAYGPVAEEAVAKLSEGDVVVLENVRFYPGETKNDPELAKGFAALADVYVNDAFGAAHRAHASTEGVAHHVDTAVSGLLMEKELEVLGKALSNPDRPFTAIIGGSKVADKIGVIDHLLDIVDTLIIGGGLSYTFSKALGHEVGNSLLEEDKLDLARQFMKKAEDKGVKFLMPVDCVIAKEFGEETYVGPVDIDSIPADHMGLDIGPKTVELYADAIRESKLVVWNGPMGVFELDKYANGTKGVAQALADSDAYSIIGGGDSAAAAAKFGLADKMSHISTGGGASLEFMEGKKLPGVEALNDK; encoded by the coding sequence TGGCGTCATCCAAGATGAAACTCGGATCCAAGCCGCACTTCCAACGATCAAGCACTTGCTTGACGGTGGTGCGAAACTTGTCCTTGCGAGCCACCTCGGCCGTCCAAAAGGCGAGAAGAACCCTGAGTTCTCACTTGCTCCGGTAGCAAAGCGTCTCGCTGAGCTCCTCGGAAAAGATGTACCGCTCGTCGAAGAAGCATACGGCCCTGTTGCAGAAGAAGCGGTCGCTAAACTCTCTGAAGGCGATGTCGTCGTTTTAGAGAATGTTCGTTTCTACCCAGGAGAAACGAAAAACGATCCTGAGCTTGCAAAAGGATTTGCAGCACTTGCTGACGTATACGTCAACGACGCATTCGGCGCGGCTCACCGTGCGCACGCTTCAACTGAAGGGGTTGCACACCACGTGGATACAGCCGTTTCGGGTCTCTTGATGGAAAAAGAACTTGAAGTTCTCGGTAAAGCTCTTTCTAACCCGGATCGTCCGTTCACGGCGATTATCGGCGGATCGAAAGTAGCTGACAAGATTGGGGTCATCGACCACCTTCTTGACATCGTTGACACACTCATCATCGGTGGTGGACTCTCGTACACGTTCTCGAAAGCACTCGGGCACGAAGTTGGGAATTCACTCCTTGAAGAGGATAAGCTTGACCTCGCTCGTCAATTCATGAAGAAAGCAGAAGACAAAGGCGTGAAATTCTTGATGCCTGTCGACTGCGTCATCGCGAAAGAATTCGGCGAAGAAACGTATGTCGGCCCAGTCGATATCGACTCGATCCCAGCGGATCACATGGGTCTCGATATCGGACCGAAGACAGTCGAACTTTACGCGGACGCGATTCGCGAATCGAAACTTGTCGTATGGAACGGACCGATGGGCGTATTCGAACTCGATAAATACGCAAACGGAACGAAAGGTGTCGCTCAAGCACTTGCGGACAGCGATGCATACTCAATCATCGGTGGTGGCGACTCAGCCGCTGCGGCAGCCAAGTTTGGTCTTGCTGACAAGATGAGTCACATCTCAACTGGTGGCGGCGCGTCACTCGAATTCATGGAAGGCAAAAAACTTCCAGGTGTCGAGGCGTTGAACGACAAGTAA